The Sporichthyaceae bacterium region ACGGCGTGGCCCACTGCTCGGGCGTGAGGTCGGCCAGGTCGTCGGCGAGGGCGCGGCGTTCGGCATGGATTGTGGGCCAGATGCTCTCCGACACGGTGATCCTCCTCGATCGCCCGCATCATGGCACCACCCGGTCTGTGGTGGGCCTACGAGCGCCCGGGCAACCTGCGCCCGCTGCTCAAGGACCGCTGACCTCGGCCTCCAACCGCTTGCGGGCCTCGGCGAGAGCCTCAAGGCGCTCCGGGGTCTGTTCGGGCACCCGCAGCTCCATGTTCTCCAGGGTGTGCAGAACGATGCCGCAGACCATCGCGCGCATGGCGGGTTTGTCGTCGGCGGGGATGACGTACCACGGGGCGTACTTGGTGGAGGTCTGGCTGATCGCTTCTTCGTACGCATCCTGATACGCGTCGAAGAACTCGCGCTCGGCCAGGTCCGCGGTGGAGAACTTCCAGTTCTTCTCCGGATGCTCGAGGCGATCCAGCAACCGGCGGCGCTGCTCCTTGCGCGAGACGTGCAGGAAGAACTTCGCCACCGTCGTGCCGCTGCGCACCAGGTGATGCTCGAAGTTGTTGATGTCGGAGAAGCGGGCCTTCCACAGCCGGGCACCGGGCGGCGTGGCCTGCTCGGCCGCGAGTAGCTCCGGGTGCACCCGGACCACCAGCACGTCCTCGTAATATGACCGGTTGAACACGCCGATCAACCCGAGTTCGGGCAGCGCCTTCACGCTGCGCCACAGGAAGTCGTGGTGCAGCTCTTCCTGGGACGGTTGTTTGAACGAGGACACCCGGAATCCCTGCGGGTTCAGCGGGTCCAGCACCCGCTCGATCGTGCCGTCCTTCCCGGCCGCATCCATGCCCTGGAAGATCAGCAGCAGCGCCTTGCCGTGATCGGCGAACAACATCTCCTGCGCCTCGCGTAGCTCGGACTGCAACGCGGCGAGCCGTTCGTTGGTCGCGTCCTTGCCCTTGCCGGTCAACCAGTCCGCGGAGATTTCGTCGGTGCGGCGTTTGCCCAAATCGGCCGCGTCGCCGGGCGTCACCGCCAACTCCTTGATCGCCGATTTCGGCAACCGCACGTCCTTGCCCATGCACTGACCCTTCCACGCCGGCCGGGGACCACGCACGACCTACTCCGCGAACGAGGCATGTGGCAAGGTCGGCTTCGGTGGGTGAACGGCACCGAAATCAGCAACGAGAGGACCAACCATGCAGCTTCGTGGCCGTGATGTGCTGTTGCCGACGACGCAGGTCGGGTCGTACCCGCGGCCGATCTACATGCAGGGTCGGGTCTTCGACGTCGGCGCCGAGGCGCCGGAGTTCCCCAGCTACCGGACCCGTGAGCTCTACCGGGCCGCGGTCTCGGCGGTCGTGCACGACCAGGAGCGCATCGGTCTGGACATCGTCACCGACGGCGGGCAGCACTACGAGAACGAGACCGACTACGAGCTCTCCGAGCTGTTCCATTACCTGCCCAACCGGCTGGCGGGCATCCGTCCCTACGGCGATCGCGTCCAGGTCGGCAGCTACGACATGCCGATCTACAAGCCCACCATCGTCGGTGAGATCGGCTGGGTGCGTCCGGTGTTCAAGCCGGTCGCCGAGGCCACGCTGGACGCCACCGACGGCCCGGTGAAGATCAATACCGGGATGGGCCCGCTGACCATGGCGCTGCTGTCCACCGACACCTACTACAACGACCTGCCCGCGCTGGCGATGGCCTACGCGCGGGCCTACAACGCTGAGTTCTCCGACCTTGCCGCGCGCGGCGTGGATCAGATCCAGTTCTCCGAGGCCTACCCCGTCCTGTTCGCGTTGCTGGACCCGGCCGACTGGATGCTCGACGTCATCAACACCGCGCTGGACGGCGTGGACCTCTACAAGGTCGTGCACATGTGTTACGGCCACGAGGAGGGTCAGGCCGCAGTGCCCGACTCGGGGCCGATGGGTTCGAAGATCTTCCCCTGGGCGTTCGACATTCACGCCGACCAGCTGCACCTGGAGATGGCCAGCCAAAACTTCGAGGACACCAAGGCACTGGCCGCGTGGCCCGCGGACAAGGACCTGGGCATTGGCGCGGTCACCGTGAAGAACCTCAACGTTGATCCCACCGCGCGGATCGCCGACTGGATCCGGGCGACTATCGCTATGGTCCCGCCCGAGCGGGTGTGTATCTCCACCGACTGCTCGATCGCTTCGATGCGCCGCATCGTCGCGCAGAAGAAGCTGGGCTCGATGGTCGCGGCGCGGGACATCGTGCGCCGGGAACTCACCGGGTGAGCATCGTGCACCTGCCGTCCCGTTCCCCCACCGCGAGCGCCGACCCACTGCCCGGCGACATGCCCGAAGTCGCCCAGCTGCTCACCGATGCCGGATTCCTCGACGGGTTGAGCAGGGTGGCGGAAAAATACGGCATCCCGCCGGGCGCGGCGCCGAGCCAAGCGGGCGCGTGCCTGCGGGAGATGTCCGCCGTACACAATGCGCGGGTCAGTGAGCTGTGGCAGCGCGCCGGTCGGTGGATGATCCGCGGGTACGACGTGCTGGTCGACGACGACGGGCTGGCCGAGCTGCGTCGGCTGGACCGCAAGCACACACTGATCTTCCTGATCTCGCACCGCTCCTACCTGGACGAGTTCGTGCTGCCGGCCGCGCTGGTCAACGGCCACATGTCGCCGCTGTTCGGCATCGCGGGCGGCAACCTGAACTTCTTTCCGCTGGGCGATCTGGCCCGCCGCAACGGAATCGTGCACGTGCGCCGGGACACCTCCGACGCACCGATCTATCGGTATGCGCTGCGTTCGTTCATCGGACAGCTGGTGGCCAACAAGCACAACCTGTGCTGGTCCATCGAGGGTGGCCGGACCCGCACCGGCAAGCTGCGCCCGCCGCGCTACGGACTGCTGCGGTACGTGGCCGATGCGGTCGACGCGATCCCGGACGCTGACCCCCTGCTGGTCCCGGTGTCGCTGATGTACGACCAACTT contains the following coding sequences:
- a CDS encoding PPK2 family polyphosphate kinase; the protein is MGKDVRLPKSAIKELAVTPGDAADLGKRRTDEISADWLTGKGKDATNERLAALQSELREAQEMLFADHGKALLLIFQGMDAAGKDGTIERVLDPLNPQGFRVSSFKQPSQEELHHDFLWRSVKALPELGLIGVFNRSYYEDVLVVRVHPELLAAEQATPPGARLWKARFSDINNFEHHLVRSGTTVAKFFLHVSRKEQRRRLLDRLEHPEKNWKFSTADLAEREFFDAYQDAYEEAISQTSTKYAPWYVIPADDKPAMRAMVCGIVLHTLENMELRVPEQTPERLEALAEARKRLEAEVSGP